In Herbaspirillum sp. WKF16, one genomic interval encodes:
- a CDS encoding cupin-like domain-containing protein, translating into MDKPDPDLDQIPLPQPRQAARELPPRPSWAGMSEAEVAARKQAREQKDAQVRGVASIDQMRRDIRRAGGALPAISEVPRIRPPGAAAFRARAALGLPFVITGLVGKWPLSALTPAGLRERFGRLAVRARTGDYINTAFAPDRAMQDMSLLDYLDLVAGGAQELPPYLGNLELRELNALCHWPSWFDKMGPPRFWIGPAGTVTPLHCDYDDNIFAQIWGSKRIWLAPPHHDEFLYPREANAILFGSPFDPDRPDYERFPLARQAALTECVMQPGELLYLPAGWYHQVRSLSFSLSANRWARALPLALSGAG; encoded by the coding sequence ATGGACAAGCCCGACCCCGACCTGGATCAAATCCCGCTGCCGCAGCCGCGGCAGGCGGCGCGCGAGCTGCCGCCGCGCCCGTCCTGGGCGGGCATGTCGGAGGCCGAAGTGGCCGCCCGGAAACAGGCGCGCGAGCAAAAGGATGCGCAGGTGCGCGGCGTCGCCTCGATCGACCAGATGCGCCGGGACATCAGGCGCGCCGGCGGCGCGCTGCCGGCGATCTCAGAAGTGCCCCGCATCAGGCCGCCCGGCGCCGCGGCGTTCCGCGCCCGCGCGGCGCTGGGCCTGCCCTTCGTCATCACCGGCCTGGTCGGCAAGTGGCCGCTGTCGGCGCTCACGCCGGCCGGCCTGCGCGAGCGCTTCGGCCGGCTGGCGGTGCGGGCGCGCACCGGCGACTACATCAATACCGCCTTCGCCCCGGACCGGGCGATGCAGGATATGTCGCTGCTCGATTACCTGGATCTGGTGGCCGGCGGCGCGCAGGAGCTGCCCCCTTACCTGGGCAACCTGGAGCTGCGCGAGCTCAACGCGCTGTGCCACTGGCCCAGCTGGTTCGACAAGATGGGGCCGCCGCGCTTCTGGATCGGCCCGGCCGGCACCGTGACGCCGCTGCACTGCGACTATGACGACAACATCTTCGCGCAGATCTGGGGCAGCAAGCGCATCTGGCTGGCGCCGCCGCATCACGATGAATTCCTCTATCCCAGGGAGGCCAACGCCATCCTGTTCGGCTCGCCCTTCGACCCCGACCGGCCCGACTACGAACGCTTCCCGCTGGCCCGCCAGGCGGCGCTGACCGAATGCGTGATGCAGCCCGGCGAGCTGCTCTACCTGCCTGCGGGCTGGTACCACCAGGTCAGGTCGCTGAGCTTCTCGCTCTCGGCCAACCGCTGGGCCAGGGCGCTTCCGCTGGCGCTATCCGGCGCCGGCTGA
- a CDS encoding aminotransferase-like domain-containing protein, which translates to MVQMRNWRILLDLDRASPALSYRDILGGLSRAIRDGRLPPGAPLPGTREMALMLGVNRKTVIVAYEEAVIKGWLVSRQRSGTFVSDAFDAGAAPPVARRAGQRSFLPPFRSPSLPAYFDGLPPHGRIQDGRMMYFDNGAPDHRLLPQAVLHRHYRNAMRDSLRSGGVRYGNLEAEQQLRAALAGMLGATRALAVSPDCICVTQGTQMALHLAAAALIRPGDTVVMERLSYPPAWAIFRALGARVEVVDIDADGCVVQQVEDLCRRMPIRFIYLTPHHQFPSTVSLRADRREKLLALAAQHAFSIIEEDYDHEYHFAGRPYPPLASGPRQRSVIYVGSLSKLLGSSFRCGFVVAPPNLIGALEKNQRLLTSHGDAVMQKMLAALIAGGELQRHVRRSSKHYRARQEVLLGCLHRSFGALAATRPPEGGLALWVTFGEEVDVDAMARHAVDESLFVRSGSQFSPTGESINGLRLGFASMSADELARAVARLHRAWLRSRE; encoded by the coding sequence GGCCTGTCGCGCGCCATCAGGGACGGCCGCCTGCCGCCCGGCGCGCCGCTGCCGGGCACGCGCGAGATGGCCCTCATGCTCGGGGTGAATCGCAAGACCGTGATCGTGGCCTACGAGGAAGCCGTCATCAAGGGCTGGCTGGTGAGCCGCCAGCGCAGCGGCACTTTCGTCAGCGACGCCTTCGACGCCGGCGCCGCGCCGCCCGTCGCGCGGCGCGCCGGCCAGCGCAGCTTCCTGCCGCCGTTCCGGTCGCCGTCCCTGCCGGCCTACTTCGACGGCCTGCCGCCGCATGGACGCATCCAGGACGGGCGCATGATGTACTTCGACAATGGCGCGCCCGACCATCGCCTGCTGCCGCAGGCGGTGCTGCATCGTCACTACCGCAATGCGATGCGCGACAGCCTGCGCTCCGGCGGCGTGCGTTACGGCAATCTCGAAGCGGAGCAGCAGCTGCGCGCGGCGCTGGCGGGCATGCTGGGCGCCACGCGCGCACTGGCGGTCTCGCCCGATTGCATCTGCGTCACGCAGGGCACGCAGATGGCGCTGCACCTGGCCGCCGCGGCGCTGATCCGGCCCGGCGATACGGTGGTGATGGAGCGCCTGAGCTACCCGCCGGCCTGGGCCATCTTCCGTGCGCTGGGCGCGCGGGTGGAGGTGGTGGACATCGACGCCGACGGCTGCGTGGTGCAGCAGGTCGAAGACCTGTGCCGGCGCATGCCCATCCGCTTCATCTACCTGACGCCGCACCACCAGTTCCCCAGCACCGTCAGCCTGCGCGCCGACCGCCGCGAGAAGCTGCTGGCGCTGGCCGCGCAACATGCGTTCTCCATCATCGAGGAAGACTACGACCACGAATACCACTTCGCCGGCCGCCCCTATCCGCCGCTGGCCAGCGGCCCGCGCCAGCGCAGCGTGATCTACGTCGGTTCGCTGTCCAAGCTGCTGGGCTCGAGCTTTCGCTGCGGCTTCGTGGTGGCGCCGCCCAACCTGATCGGCGCGCTGGAGAAAAACCAGCGGCTGCTCACCAGCCACGGCGACGCCGTGATGCAGAAGATGCTGGCCGCGCTGATCGCCGGCGGCGAGCTGCAACGGCACGTGCGGCGCAGCAGCAAGCACTACCGCGCGCGCCAGGAAGTGCTGCTGGGGTGCCTGCACCGCAGCTTCGGCGCGCTCGCCGCGACGCGCCCCCCGGAGGGCGGGCTGGCCTTGTGGGTGACCTTTGGTGAAGAGGTCGACGTCGACGCCATGGCGCGGCATGCCGTCGATGAGTCGCTGTTCGTGCGCAGCGGCAGCCAGTTCTCGCCCACGGGCGAATCCATCAACGGCCTGCGCCTGGGGTTCGCATCGATGTCGGCCGACGAGCTGGCGCGCGCGGTGGCGCGGCTGCACCGGGCCTGGCTGCGCAGTCGGGAGTGA